In a genomic window of Magnetococcales bacterium:
- a CDS encoding pyruvate kinase, producing the protein MDRPETLQKIHRLIEAVSTLRQRCLLHEQAHAEAVAEITPNDRPSARNLLHYLALRQNDLGTLQEALSSLGLSSLGRLEAHAMATLNAVLKTLHRLAEQPPPHINPDDAPVDFTSGPRRLREHSKQLLGPEPVNHSERIMVTLPTEAAHSMDLLRNLLAVGVNIVRINCAHDGPKEWVAMVNNLRAAEQSLGRSCLVLADLSGPKLRTGAILLPDPVIKIKPRRTYDGALVAPARIWITPANAPTPPPGGNPDGQLWVEGPLLANARPGHLIGIEERRGRKRTLTVSECNRGSCWALSDYTLYVAEGAALTLRDADGHILGMGHVVGVPQVQEPLLLQRNDTLILTRGEEPGHPARRDSDGEILEPARISCTLDAVFECIRPGEQVWLDDGTIGGITRAVTEDEITVEITYAKPKGSKLRAEKGINLPDTELHVPAMTEKDFADLDVVFPLIDMVSLSFVQRPEDIYTLERRIKEMHGKHIGIVIKIENASAVDRLPALLLAALRSPPVGVMLARGDLAVEVGFERLAQVQEQILCLCEAAHVPVIWATQVLEELTRTGRPSRSEVTDAAMSGRAECVMLNKGPYIVDAIKFLDGVLAYVDKHQSKKSFLLRRLGVFDVAK; encoded by the coding sequence ATGGACAGACCGGAAACTTTGCAAAAAATCCATCGTCTGATCGAGGCTGTCTCCACTCTGCGCCAGCGGTGCCTGCTTCACGAACAGGCCCACGCAGAGGCCGTCGCGGAGATTACACCGAATGATCGTCCAAGCGCACGAAATTTGCTGCACTATCTGGCGCTGCGTCAAAATGACCTCGGCACACTACAGGAGGCGCTCTCCTCACTCGGCCTCTCATCGCTTGGCCGACTCGAAGCCCATGCCATGGCAACCCTCAATGCCGTGCTGAAAACCTTGCACCGACTGGCCGAGCAACCGCCCCCGCACATCAACCCCGATGATGCCCCGGTCGATTTCACATCGGGGCCGCGACGGCTGCGCGAACACTCCAAGCAACTCCTGGGTCCAGAACCTGTCAACCACTCCGAACGCATCATGGTCACCCTGCCGACGGAAGCTGCACACTCCATGGATCTGCTCAGAAACCTGTTGGCAGTCGGCGTCAACATTGTCAGAATCAATTGTGCCCACGACGGACCCAAAGAGTGGGTTGCCATGGTCAACAATCTGCGTGCTGCGGAGCAATCCCTCGGTCGCTCCTGCCTCGTTCTCGCCGACCTCTCCGGGCCAAAACTGCGCACCGGCGCCATCCTCCTTCCGGATCCGGTCATCAAGATCAAACCGCGCCGAACCTACGATGGCGCCCTGGTTGCACCCGCACGCATCTGGATCACCCCGGCAAACGCACCCACGCCCCCCCCCGGGGGTAACCCTGATGGACAATTGTGGGTGGAGGGCCCATTGCTGGCCAACGCCCGGCCCGGCCACTTGATCGGTATCGAGGAGCGACGAGGCCGCAAACGAACCCTGACTGTCAGCGAGTGCAACCGAGGCTCGTGTTGGGCCCTCTCTGACTATACCCTCTATGTGGCAGAAGGGGCCGCCCTCACCCTGCGAGATGCGGATGGACACATCCTGGGCATGGGCCACGTCGTTGGCGTGCCACAGGTGCAGGAACCCCTGCTGCTCCAACGCAACGACACATTGATCCTGACGCGAGGGGAGGAACCAGGTCATCCGGCACGCAGGGACAGCGATGGAGAGATCCTGGAACCCGCCCGCATCTCATGTACCCTGGATGCCGTCTTCGAGTGCATTCGACCTGGAGAACAGGTGTGGTTGGATGACGGTACCATCGGCGGCATAACCCGGGCCGTCACCGAGGATGAGATCACCGTCGAGATCACCTACGCCAAGCCCAAAGGGTCCAAACTTCGGGCCGAAAAAGGCATCAACCTCCCCGACACCGAACTCCATGTTCCCGCCATGACCGAAAAGGATTTCGCGGACCTTGACGTGGTTTTCCCCTTGATCGACATGGTGAGCCTCTCCTTCGTACAAAGACCGGAAGATATCTACACCCTGGAACGACGCATCAAAGAGATGCATGGCAAACATATCGGCATTGTCATCAAAATTGAAAATGCCTCAGCCGTGGATCGTCTCCCGGCACTGTTGCTGGCCGCTTTGCGCTCACCGCCGGTCGGCGTCATGCTGGCGCGCGGCGATCTCGCCGTCGAGGTCGGTTTCGAGCGTCTGGCCCAGGTTCAGGAGCAGATTTTATGCCTCTGCGAAGCCGCCCATGTGCCGGTCATCTGGGCCACCCAGGTGCTGGAAGAGCTGACCAGAACAGGGCGGCCTTCACGATCCGAAGTCACCGATGCCGCCATGAGCGGACGCGCCGAATGCGTGATGCTCAACAAAGGCCCCTACATCGTCGATGCCATCAAATTTCTGGATGGAGTACTCGCCTACGTGGACAAACATCAGTCGAAAAAATCGTTCCTACTCAGACGGTTGGGCGTGTTTGATGTTGCAAAATGA
- a CDS encoding tetratricopeptide repeat protein, translating into MSDHRKARQRHVQHASTSSPTPVRQSAFDLYAEGKLAAALATAEIALRAHRQDVDLLNLAAYCHGQLGNPQQALDLWQQALRIKPDYADAYFNIGNFLKQLGLVKEAEAALRQALHFKPNHADFHNNLGNLLKEQGRLDEAETIYRQALHHQPDHADLHANLGVLLKKQARFEASELALRQALRIRPDHANALYNLGNLLQEQNRLAESAEAYQQALHHHPNHVDALNNLGSVLHKQHNFAAAETTYRQALQIRPEDADICNNLANLLKEMQAWEAAEALYRQALRSRPNQADLHSNLGVLLKKQARYAEAEHAFRQALAIRPDFAHIHYNLGTLLQETQRFAEAESAYRQTLLHMPDHADAHNNLGNILKIFKRYDEAEAAYRQAMLCRNNFAEALSNLGSLLQDMQRFDEAEAAYRQALHLQPDNSGAHNNLGVLLLDVGQPDAAILSFRQAIAIQPNLVAAHRHLAFTKRFKQSDPDLLAIEKLLSQEALSDGEMAQLHYAIAKAKADLGTFDEAFSHYLQGARLKRREFDYHITEIQSYFNAITLRCTARWIETHARKERSGPIPVFIVGMPRSGTTLVEQILASHPLVHASGELEFFRKMIDEHYLRPEQTWPDWLESLSTEELAQLGQKYLQALTQPAQGKKWITDKMPSNFQYLGLIVAALPQARILHVQRDAADTCLSCFTNYFTHGQAFSYDLTELGMHYRAYAGLMDHWRSALPPNRMWEIRYEQLIANPEPMIRDLLAFCGLTWHPACREFYHTKRPIQTASALQVRQPLYQTSVQRWRVYQQQLAPLFAALGPWAPPEWSLARKG; encoded by the coding sequence ATGTCCGATCATCGCAAAGCTCGGCAAAGACATGTTCAGCACGCATCCACTTCGTCGCCAACACCCGTCCGACAATCGGCCTTCGACCTCTATGCCGAAGGCAAGCTGGCCGCAGCCTTGGCAACGGCGGAGATCGCCCTGCGTGCGCACAGACAGGATGTCGACCTGCTGAACCTCGCCGCCTATTGCCATGGGCAGTTGGGCAACCCGCAGCAGGCCTTGGACCTTTGGCAACAGGCCCTCCGGATCAAGCCAGATTATGCCGATGCCTATTTCAATATTGGCAATTTTTTGAAACAACTCGGCCTTGTCAAAGAAGCCGAAGCAGCCCTCCGCCAGGCCCTGCACTTCAAGCCCAACCATGCGGACTTCCACAACAATCTGGGCAACCTGCTGAAAGAACAGGGGCGTCTCGACGAGGCCGAGACCATCTACCGGCAGGCCCTGCACCACCAACCAGACCACGCCGATCTGCATGCCAACCTGGGGGTACTCCTCAAAAAACAGGCTCGCTTCGAGGCGTCCGAGCTGGCCCTGCGACAGGCCCTGCGCATCCGCCCGGATCACGCCAACGCCCTCTACAACCTGGGAAATCTTTTGCAGGAACAAAACCGCCTTGCCGAGTCGGCAGAGGCCTACCAACAGGCGCTGCACCACCACCCAAACCATGTGGATGCGCTGAACAATCTGGGCAGCGTTTTGCACAAACAGCACAATTTTGCCGCAGCCGAGACCACCTACCGGCAGGCCTTGCAGATCAGGCCGGAAGATGCAGATATCTGCAACAACCTCGCCAACCTCCTGAAAGAGATGCAGGCCTGGGAGGCCGCCGAGGCCCTCTACCGGCAGGCCCTGCGCAGCAGACCCAACCAGGCCGATCTGCACTCCAACCTGGGTGTCCTCCTGAAAAAACAGGCCCGCTACGCCGAGGCGGAACACGCCTTCCGGCAAGCCCTGGCCATCAGGCCGGATTTCGCCCATATCCACTACAATCTGGGCACGCTCCTGCAAGAGACCCAACGCTTTGCCGAAGCCGAGTCCGCCTATCGGCAAACCCTCCTGCACATGCCCGATCACGCCGATGCCCACAACAATCTGGGCAATATTCTGAAAATTTTCAAACGCTACGATGAGGCCGAGGCGGCCTACCGACAGGCCATGCTCTGCCGGAACAACTTTGCCGAAGCCCTCAGCAATCTGGGCTCCCTCCTCCAGGATATGCAACGTTTCGACGAGGCCGAAGCCGCCTATCGGCAGGCCCTGCACCTGCAACCCGACAACTCCGGCGCTCACAACAATCTGGGCGTTCTCCTCCTGGATGTGGGGCAACCCGATGCAGCCATCCTCTCCTTCCGCCAGGCCATTGCCATACAGCCGAATCTTGTAGCGGCCCACCGTCACCTCGCCTTCACCAAACGGTTCAAACAAAGCGACCCGGACCTGTTGGCCATCGAAAAACTGTTGTCACAAGAGGCCCTCTCCGATGGAGAGATGGCCCAGTTGCACTATGCGATCGCCAAAGCCAAAGCGGATCTCGGCACCTTCGATGAGGCCTTCTCGCACTACCTGCAAGGCGCCCGTTTGAAACGCAGGGAGTTCGATTATCATATCACGGAAATTCAAAGTTATTTCAATGCCATCACCCTCCGTTGCACGGCCAGGTGGATCGAAACGCATGCCAGGAAAGAGCGATCCGGTCCCATTCCGGTGTTCATCGTCGGCATGCCCAGGTCCGGCACCACCCTGGTCGAGCAGATTCTTGCCAGTCACCCCCTGGTCCACGCCTCGGGTGAACTGGAATTTTTTCGGAAGATGATCGATGAACACTACCTCCGCCCCGAACAAACCTGGCCCGACTGGCTGGAGAGTCTCTCCACGGAAGAGTTGGCGCAACTGGGCCAAAAATACCTGCAAGCCTTGACGCAGCCGGCACAAGGCAAAAAGTGGATCACCGACAAAATGCCAAGCAACTTTCAATATCTTGGCTTGATAGTGGCTGCCCTGCCCCAGGCACGCATCCTTCATGTCCAGCGGGATGCCGCCGACACCTGCCTCTCCTGTTTTACCAACTATTTTACCCATGGACAGGCCTTCTCTTATGACCTGACCGAACTGGGCATGCACTATCGCGCCTATGCCGGCCTGATGGACCATTGGCGCAGCGCCTTGCCACCCAACCGGATGTGGGAGATCCGGTACGAACAGTTGATCGCGAATCCAGAACCGATGATCCGCGACCTGCTGGCTTTCTGTGGATTGACGTGGCACCCGGCCTGCCGTGAATTTTATCACACCAAAAGGCCGATCCAGACCGCCAGCGCCTTGCAGGTGCGCCAACCTCTGTATCAAACCTCCGTGCAGCGCTGGCGCGTCTATCAGCAGCAACTGGCACCTTTGTTTGCGGCCCTGGGACCATGGGCCCCGCCGGAGTGGTCTCTGGCGCGCAAAGGGTAA
- a CDS encoding urea transporter: MAQLALCRHGVAGVLLTLCIAPFSLTACGLSFLGAWVATLWPFWRQRDRRLLVTGWYGVNGALCGFLVAWHFSHPVGAVVLTVLAAWLAAWLLDGMVYPWGDAPIGLSPLTIPFLLVAMGLTWAVLPVQRGIAWVDHLYHQMTPPAATLPLPQGSLHARPVQVERLTKAWQLYGERGYPQAREAFLALVTAAPEQVEFWNGLGWAEFKLANYSAAGRAFRQALQRDPCHAHALDGLGWVLYQHGSDVEAQTRFQQALRSNLHLEDTRSGLGWLALRSRQVAEALAIFSDVLARDATSALAREGLGRALLAAQRWPESQRALGELLAQKSAGGAAIQAVADLHRAMLVHGERIVVDPREWQALAEFMGWRVGVIPVIAGVVLVSLPLAGGISLLLTGIGMAIVVALAGPGSLLWIDLHVQTVALTALLCSRSRHVSGLFKGVAVVVVTLFSVVVWVAAHHVGHWLPLLSFNVAGLMWGVAERWISSPEKCVILQHQTRPTV, from the coding sequence ATGGCCCAGCTGGCGCTTTGCCGCCACGGAGTGGCGGGGGTGTTGTTGACCCTTTGCATCGCCCCTTTTTCCTTGACGGCGTGCGGTTTGTCTTTTCTGGGGGCATGGGTGGCGACGCTCTGGCCCTTTTGGCGCCAGCGTGACCGCCGCTTGTTGGTGACCGGGTGGTATGGGGTCAATGGTGCTTTGTGTGGTTTTTTGGTGGCATGGCACTTTTCCCATCCGGTGGGCGCTGTGGTGTTGACGGTGTTGGCGGCCTGGCTGGCGGCCTGGTTGTTGGATGGCATGGTGTATCCTTGGGGAGATGCACCCATCGGTTTGTCGCCCCTGACCATTCCTTTTCTGCTCGTTGCCATGGGCCTGACCTGGGCGGTGTTGCCTGTGCAGCGGGGGATCGCCTGGGTTGATCATTTGTACCATCAGATGACGCCGCCGGCAGCCACGTTACCTCTCCCGCAGGGATCGTTGCATGCCAGGCCCGTTCAGGTCGAGCGGCTGACCAAGGCGTGGCAACTTTATGGCGAGAGGGGCTATCCACAGGCCAGGGAGGCGTTTCTTGCGCTGGTCACCGCTGCCCCGGAACAGGTAGAGTTCTGGAACGGTCTGGGGTGGGCGGAGTTCAAGCTGGCCAACTATTCTGCCGCTGGTCGGGCCTTCCGGCAGGCGCTGCAACGCGATCCCTGCCACGCTCATGCCCTGGATGGCCTGGGGTGGGTTTTGTACCAACACGGGAGTGATGTCGAGGCCCAAACGCGGTTTCAACAGGCGTTGCGCTCCAATCTGCACCTGGAAGATACCCGGAGTGGTTTGGGTTGGCTTGCACTCCGTTCCCGACAGGTTGCGGAGGCCCTCGCCATTTTTTCGGATGTGTTGGCCAGGGATGCCACCTCTGCACTGGCCCGGGAGGGGTTGGGTCGCGCCCTGCTCGCGGCGCAGCGCTGGCCGGAGAGTCAGAGGGCGCTGGGAGAGCTTTTGGCACAGAAGAGCGCCGGGGGTGCGGCGATCCAGGCTGTTGCGGATCTGCATCGGGCGATGCTGGTACACGGGGAGCGGATTGTGGTCGATCCTCGCGAATGGCAGGCGCTGGCGGAGTTCATGGGTTGGCGGGTTGGGGTCATTCCCGTTATTGCCGGTGTGGTGCTTGTCTCTCTGCCGCTGGCTGGTGGGATCAGTTTGCTGTTGACCGGGATCGGCATGGCCATCGTGGTCGCCCTGGCTGGTCCCGGTTCATTGTTGTGGATCGACCTGCATGTGCAGACAGTGGCCCTGACGGCCCTGCTGTGCAGCCGATCCCGGCATGTTTCCGGTTTGTTCAAAGGGGTGGCGGTTGTGGTGGTGACGTTGTTCAGTGTGGTGGTCTGGGTCGCCGCGCACCATGTTGGCCACTGGTTGCCACTGCTTTCGTTCAACGTTGCCGGTTTGATGTGGGGTGTGGCGGAAAGGTGGATATCTTCGCCCGAAAAATGCGTCATTTTGCAACATCAAACACGCCCAACCGTCTGA
- a CDS encoding tetratricopeptide repeat protein has translation MSNDDQQRRLTAALSRAPQDLQLRYDLAAHLWENGSFHGAREVLSTLLSVAPDQPEANFMLGQLLLLLGRFAEGWARYAWRYRMEYARKLLPGMAQPYWQGGDLAGKTLLVFGEQGFGDTLQFARFIPLLRTRGEGKIVVGCSPPLQRLLLSLPGEAPVVSNPVAAGPFDWQVPVSDLPGLVGADLALLAALPVPYVWADPAEVERWRSWRRQAVTTRWAVGVVWAGRPTHAHDRRRSIPWPVFSRLCRLSDATLVSLQLPKPSPEILQSGVLEVSDVLVDFAATAAAMMALDLIVTVDTATAHLAGALGRPVWTLLPRVPDWRWLLERTDSPWYPSMRLFRQQTPDDWSEVMDRVVAAWEVWTATPMTVAVQSAHSARDPAAWDPLRQGSPWRWPTGIFFPPQPPLQEEMACRCCKAHARWAAAVDFSRCQADAVGLHLPHAGTPVDYYHCPRCGCRMTRFFDLWEPARLHQSAVDPLRTLAAPGRADPRQRLWTILQTWLAPGPDAHRILVIDSVIEFWEGSEKGGGWQLLCREPFQELLPFVSHLAPFGVIVLVDTLHRHPWPDVFLKELTAILAPGGTLLLALDAAPEEANALVFPAYTPRNGLAVLHTCRSLETLFRRHGLSWRQPEPGVHVGKRSIV, from the coding sequence ATGTCCAACGACGATCAGCAACGGCGCCTGACAGCGGCTTTGAGCAGGGCGCCCCAGGATTTGCAGTTGCGTTACGATCTTGCCGCGCATCTGTGGGAGAACGGCTCCTTTCATGGTGCCCGGGAGGTTCTCTCCACCCTGCTCAGCGTGGCGCCGGATCAACCTGAAGCCAACTTTATGTTGGGACAGTTGTTGTTGTTGTTGGGCCGGTTTGCGGAGGGGTGGGCGCGCTATGCCTGGCGTTACCGGATGGAGTATGCCAGGAAATTGCTTCCCGGGATGGCCCAACCGTATTGGCAGGGGGGTGACCTGGCTGGAAAAACCCTGTTGGTGTTTGGTGAGCAGGGGTTTGGCGATACCCTTCAGTTTGCCCGCTTCATTCCTTTGCTGCGGACAAGGGGGGAGGGGAAGATTGTGGTAGGGTGTTCGCCCCCTTTGCAGCGTTTGTTGCTGAGTTTGCCGGGTGAGGCGCCGGTGGTCAGCAATCCGGTTGCAGCAGGGCCATTTGATTGGCAGGTTCCGGTCAGCGACTTGCCCGGATTGGTGGGTGCGGATCTGGCCCTGCTTGCTGCGCTGCCGGTTCCTTATGTGTGGGCCGACCCTGCTGAAGTGGAGCGGTGGCGCTCCTGGCGGCGCCAGGCGGTGACGACACGCTGGGCCGTTGGGGTGGTTTGGGCAGGTCGCCCGACCCATGCGCATGATCGGCGGCGTTCGATACCCTGGCCGGTTTTTTCCCGCTTATGCCGGTTGTCGGATGCGACTCTGGTATCGTTGCAACTTCCCAAACCGTCGCCGGAGATCCTTCAGTCCGGTGTGTTGGAGGTCAGTGACGTATTGGTGGATTTTGCCGCCACGGCAGCCGCCATGATGGCATTGGACCTGATTGTGACGGTGGATACGGCCACGGCCCATTTGGCCGGAGCGTTGGGCCGACCCGTCTGGACCCTGTTGCCTCGGGTACCCGATTGGCGCTGGTTGCTGGAGCGCACGGATTCACCCTGGTATCCGAGCATGCGGTTGTTTCGCCAGCAGACCCCGGATGATTGGTCGGAGGTGATGGATCGGGTTGTTGCGGCGTGGGAGGTTTGGACGGCAACCCCAATGACTGTTGCCGTCCAGTCGGCTCATTCCGCTCGTGATCCTGCTGCCTGGGATCCCTTACGGCAGGGTTCGCCATGGCGTTGGCCAACCGGTATTTTTTTTCCACCCCAGCCCCCCTTGCAGGAAGAGATGGCCTGTCGGTGTTGCAAGGCGCACGCTCGTTGGGCGGCAGCGGTGGATTTTTCCCGTTGCCAGGCCGATGCTGTTGGCCTGCATCTGCCCCATGCCGGGACGCCGGTGGATTATTATCACTGTCCGCGCTGTGGTTGCCGGATGACCCGCTTTTTTGACCTGTGGGAACCTGCCCGTCTGCATCAATCTGCCGTTGACCCCTTGCGTACTTTGGCCGCACCGGGTCGCGCCGATCCACGGCAACGCTTGTGGACCATTTTACAAACCTGGTTGGCTCCTGGCCCGGACGCTCACCGAATTCTGGTCATCGACAGCGTAATTGAATTTTGGGAGGGCAGCGAAAAGGGAGGGGGCTGGCAGTTGTTGTGTCGGGAACCGTTCCAGGAACTTTTGCCTTTCGTCAGCCATTTGGCGCCTTTTGGGGTCATTGTTTTGGTCGATACTTTGCACCGTCACCCCTGGCCCGACGTTTTTCTCAAGGAGTTGACTGCCATTCTGGCGCCCGGAGGCACGCTTTTGCTTGCCCTGGATGCGGCCCCCGAGGAGGCCAATGCTCTGGTCTTTCCGGCCTATACGCCGCGCAATGGTTTGGCCGTGTTGCATACCTGTCGCAGTCTGGAGACTTTGTTTCGTCGGCACGGTTTAAGCTGGAGGCAACCGGAACCGGGCGTGCATGTGGGGAAACGGTCAATCGTGTGA
- a CDS encoding PstS family phosphate ABC transporter substrate-binding protein — MDVKNLWLLLLAGLTFGSGGLGGWAWAGEDETVARVRIRSSETMAEALYGWAEGFRAEYPGVLLSVEGRGADNGVASLINGHVDIAASSRPIRIREKQLAVKRGHDEPVETIVGWDAVVLIVHPDNPLKGVHVEQLGDIFGIHPHIRRWTDLGVTVPGCVGQRLGLLSLKNKSGTYAFMRDLLMRDKRRMGRELGTFMTSRDLVQHVASNPCSIGFTAMAFVGGKVKPLCLMQGTGGSCLAPSPETVNARTYPLTRPLFLYTLGKPKGDVATFIQWVMGVTGQRLLQLAGFQPNPVSRP; from the coding sequence ATGGATGTGAAAAACCTCTGGTTGCTTCTCTTGGCCGGATTGACGTTCGGGTCGGGTGGCTTGGGCGGCTGGGCCTGGGCCGGGGAGGATGAGACCGTTGCCCGGGTACGCATCCGAAGTTCCGAGACCATGGCCGAGGCGCTTTATGGATGGGCCGAAGGGTTTCGTGCCGAGTATCCCGGCGTGCTTCTGTCCGTCGAGGGGAGGGGCGCCGATAACGGGGTTGCCAGCCTGATCAATGGCCATGTGGATATTGCGGCTTCCTCCCGTCCCATTCGCATCCGGGAGAAGCAATTGGCTGTCAAACGGGGCCATGACGAGCCGGTGGAGACGATTGTTGGCTGGGATGCGGTGGTTCTCATCGTTCATCCCGACAACCCCCTGAAGGGGGTCCATGTCGAGCAGTTGGGTGACATTTTCGGGATACACCCGCACATTCGGCGCTGGACCGACCTGGGAGTGACCGTGCCCGGTTGCGTAGGCCAGCGCCTCGGCCTGCTCAGCTTGAAAAACAAGTCTGGTACCTACGCCTTCATGCGGGATTTACTGATGCGGGACAAGCGGCGCATGGGCCGGGAACTGGGTACTTTCATGACCAGCCGGGATCTGGTCCAGCATGTGGCCTCCAACCCCTGCTCGATCGGTTTTACGGCCATGGCATTTGTTGGGGGCAAGGTCAAGCCGTTGTGCCTCATGCAGGGGACGGGCGGTTCCTGCCTGGCGCCAAGTCCAGAGACGGTGAATGCCCGTACCTATCCCCTGACACGCCCCCTTTTCCTCTATACCCTCGGAAAACCCAAGGGAGATGTGGCGACCTTCATCCAGTGGGTCATGGGGGTGACGGGGCAGCGGCTCCTACAGTTGGCTGGCTTTCAACCCAATCCGGTCAGCCGACCGTGA
- a CDS encoding RimK family protein, whose translation MGTPTKHRYTIVVDRSPDWKWNPEGFHILTADDFLAQPLVQAKSAGPGRIINLCRDYHYMSGGYYCSLLAEARRQLPMPTMADILDLSGKKLYAFALPELEASLTRILKRLADPPSQDFSLHVFFGHVDDARFRILGDKLFDTFRFPLIKIRIRRKTKRWAITSIRPLGLHQVYTAQRAFFETSLRSYTRAPARPKANRVPELYNLAILHDPHEALPPSNPKALERFIRVSRALRMEVELITRKDYHRIPEFDALFIRETTGLNHHTFHFARKAEQEGLPVIDDTSSIIRCANKIFLFELLSSHGLPTPKSMSLDRFFFNLERITAMEEWLGYPMVLKVPDGSFSRGIHKANNRTELEEHAARLFVESRLILAQEYMYTAFDWRIGILNGRPLFASQYHMSRNHWQIYRHRPDGSVAGGGFRTMPVEEAPADVVETARRAATLLGTGLYGVDLKHNNRGVHVIEVNDNPNIDHGIEDKAIKDLLYTRILKEFIERIEAGRRG comes from the coding sequence ATGGGCACTCCCACCAAACACCGTTACACCATCGTCGTTGACCGAAGCCCGGACTGGAAATGGAATCCCGAGGGTTTTCATATTCTGACAGCGGATGACTTCCTGGCCCAACCCCTGGTCCAGGCCAAATCCGCCGGCCCTGGCCGCATCATCAATCTATGCCGCGACTACCACTACATGAGCGGCGGTTATTACTGCTCGCTCCTGGCCGAGGCCCGGCGGCAACTCCCCATGCCAACCATGGCAGACATTCTGGATCTCTCCGGGAAAAAGCTCTACGCCTTCGCCCTGCCGGAGCTGGAAGCATCCTTGACCCGCATCCTGAAACGTCTGGCCGACCCGCCAAGCCAGGATTTCTCTCTGCATGTCTTTTTCGGTCATGTGGACGACGCCCGGTTCCGCATCCTCGGCGACAAGCTGTTCGATACCTTCCGTTTCCCCCTCATCAAAATACGCATCCGGCGCAAAACCAAACGTTGGGCCATCACCTCGATCCGTCCCCTGGGATTGCATCAAGTCTACACGGCGCAAAGGGCCTTCTTTGAAACCAGCCTGCGCAGCTATACCCGAGCCCCCGCCCGCCCCAAAGCCAATCGGGTGCCGGAGTTGTACAATCTGGCCATTCTGCATGACCCCCACGAAGCCCTTCCCCCTTCCAATCCCAAGGCCCTGGAGAGATTTATCCGTGTCTCACGCGCCCTGCGCATGGAAGTGGAACTCATCACCCGCAAGGATTATCACCGCATCCCCGAGTTCGACGCCCTGTTCATTCGCGAAACCACTGGCCTGAATCACCACACCTTCCACTTTGCCCGTAAAGCCGAACAGGAAGGACTGCCGGTCATCGACGACACCAGCTCCATCATCCGCTGCGCCAACAAGATATTTCTCTTTGAACTGCTCTCCAGCCATGGCCTGCCCACGCCAAAATCCATGTCCCTGGACCGGTTTTTCTTCAATCTGGAACGGATCACCGCCATGGAGGAGTGGCTCGGATATCCCATGGTCCTGAAAGTGCCGGATGGCTCCTTCTCACGCGGCATCCACAAAGCCAACAATCGCACCGAACTCGAAGAACACGCCGCCCGCCTGTTCGTGGAGTCGCGCCTGATCCTGGCCCAGGAGTACATGTATACGGCTTTCGACTGGCGCATTGGCATCCTCAACGGTCGACCGCTCTTCGCCAGTCAATACCACATGTCCCGCAACCATTGGCAGATCTATCGCCACCGGCCCGACGGCTCGGTGGCGGGAGGTGGTTTCCGCACCATGCCGGTCGAAGAGGCCCCAGCCGATGTCGTCGAAACCGCGCGCCGCGCCGCCACCCTGCTGGGAACCGGATTGTACGGCGTCGATCTCAAACACAACAACCGTGGCGTCCACGTCATCGAGGTCAACGATAACCCCAATATCGACCATGGCATCGAAGACAAGGCCATCAAAGATCTCCTGTATACCCGCATCCTGAAAGAGTTCATCGAACGCATTGAGGCTGGCCGACGAGGATAG
- a CDS encoding GNAT family N-acetyltransferase yields MLPIPDDGSTMVQLRPACVADIPNMEQIERACFATDRLAGKHFRHLLTRGHAITLIALLATRIQGYGLLLLRRNSRSARLYSLAIHPAERRAGLGRIVLSGLEEIAISHQLTSIHLEVRVDNAPAIAFYHGLGYRSCAILAGYYADHQDAYRMKKRLDDKH; encoded by the coding sequence ATGCTACCCATTCCCGATGACGGATCAACCATGGTCCAATTGCGTCCTGCCTGCGTGGCGGATATCCCCAACATGGAACAGATTGAAAGGGCCTGTTTTGCGACGGATCGCCTGGCCGGGAAACACTTCCGCCACTTGTTGACGCGTGGCCATGCCATCACTCTGATCGCCCTGTTGGCGACACGAATTCAGGGCTACGGCCTGCTGCTTCTGCGCCGCAACTCCCGCTCTGCCAGACTTTATTCCCTGGCGATCCATCCCGCTGAGCGCCGGGCGGGCCTTGGCCGAATCGTGCTGTCCGGTCTGGAAGAGATCGCCATCTCCCATCAACTGACAAGTATCCACTTGGAGGTTCGTGTCGACAATGCACCAGCCATCGCCTTCTACCACGGCCTGGGCTACCGCTCATGCGCGATCCTTGCCGGCTATTATGCCGACCACCAGGATGCCTACCGCATGAAAAAAAGGCTGGATGACAAACACTGA